In Desulfosporosinus youngiae DSM 17734, the genomic stretch AAACAATTGAATCTTCGAGCCTTCCGGCAGGCATCTTAAACCAGATCGATACGCCCGTGATTGAAATGGAGATGCAGAGTGGAGAAGCATTGATATTATTAACGGATGGAATTCAGGATGTTTCAAAAGAAGGAACGGATTGGATTAAGGATTTTTTAGAGAAAACACCGCCTATGGATAAATCTCAAAAAATTGCCGATCTCATTGGTGAAGAAGCTCGGCGCTTAAGCGGCGGAACTCTGGACGATGATGGAATAGTCATGGTAATTCGAAAAAACTATTGGAGTGAATAATTGTTTGAAGACAAACTGTTACTTTCGTCTAGTCTTACAGTTAAAAACTTGGTTGGAGTCAACGAAAGACTTATATTCATTAGACTGAAAAGTTAAAAAATTCTTTATATTTTACAGTGTTCACAGCAGCAAGGGGGTCCTAGATTATAAAAAAAGACAAGTGAGTGACAAAAGTTACAGGGAAAAGAACATTCTAAAAGCAGGATAACAGAAATGTGTGTCGAATCAAATTATTATGTCTTTAAAGAGACTGACCCGGCACCTGAGTGTTATACCGAAAATTCGAAATGTTTAGTTTAGGAAACCCCTGAAAAGTATTTTTAACGTTTATTAAAAGTACGTTGATAGAATCAGGGATAGAGAACCTACGCTTTATATACTTAGGTTAACAAGTGGTGCGGGTAACTTTCCGTTTTATAAAGGGAAGTAGAAAATTTAATTGAGGGAGCGGATTTAGAGATGGCTTGGGACGCTACTAAACTTAAGGACTGGCAGATTGCCGAAGAGGCCGAAAAAAACATGCCTACAGTGGAGGAACTGGTAGAAAAACTGAATCTCGAAAAGGACGAACTAATTCCTTACGGGAGAACCCCTAAAGTCGATTTCCTGAAAATGATGGAGCGCCTAAAAGATAAGCCCGATGGTAAGTATATTGAAGTTACCGCTATTACCCCAACTCCATTAGGAGAAGGAAAAACAACTACGACCCTGGGACTTATCGAGGGACTTGCTAAGAGAGGTCAAAACGTTGGCGGTGCAGTACGTCAACCATCCGGCGGCCCCACTATGAATATCAAGGGTACCGCTGCCGGCGGCGGCAACGCCCTGCTAATTCCAATGACTGAGTTTTCCTTAGGTCTCACAGGAGATATCAATGATATCATGAACGCTCATAATCTGTGCATGGTTGCCCTTAATGCCCGTATGCAGCATGAGGCTAACTATACTGATGAAGAATTAGCCAAAAGAGGTTTGAAGCGGTTAGACATAGACCCTAAAAACGTTGAAATGGGCTGGGTTATTGACTATGCTGCTCAAGGCCTGAGAAATATTATCATTGGTATTGGCGGTAAAAAAGACGGTTTCCAAATGCAATCTAAATTCGGGATTGCTGTCGGATCAGAGTTAATGGCTATTCTGGCTGTGGCGAAAGATCTTCCGGACCTCAGAGAGCGGATCGGTAAAATTATTGTTGCTTATAGTAAAACAGGCCAACCTGTTACCACCAGGGATTTGGAAGTTGATGGCGCAATGACTGCTTGGATGCGCAACACCATTAACCCAACGATTTGCTACTCTGCTGAGGGTCAACCGGTCATGGTTCATGCCGGTCCGTTTGCAAATATTGCCATTGGTCAGTCCTCCGTTATTGCTGACCGCCTTGGTCTGAAAATGTTCGATTATCATGTTACAGAAAGCGGATTTGCTGCAGATATCGGATTTGAGAAGTTCTGGAACGTTAAAGCTCGTTTGGGTGGCTTAAAGCCGAACGTTTCCGTGCTTGTAGCAACAATTCGCGCTCTTAAAATGCATGGCGGCGGACCACAAGTTGTACCAGGCCGTCCATTGCCTGAAGAGTATACCAAAGAAAATCTTGAACTGGTGGAAAAGGGTTGTGCTAACCTGCTTCACCACCTCAATATTATTAAGAAATCCGGAATTGTTCCGGTTGTCTGCGTTAACGGTTTCTATACGGATACCGAAGCAGAGATTAACTTAATTAAGAAAATCGTTAGAGAAGCAGGAGCCCGCTGCGCTCATTCCGATCACTGGCTCAACGGCGGAGATGGTGCTTTGGAATTGGCAGATGCCGTTATGGATGCCTGCAAAGAAGAATCTCAATTCAAGTGCCTCTATCCATTGGAAATGCCGCTTCGTGAGCGTGTTGAGCTTATTGCTAAAGAAGTTTATGGTGCAGACGGTGTGGATTGGGCTCCGGAAGCAGAAGCTAAGGCTAAGAGATTTGAGTCTGATCCATATTATGCGGATTTCTCCACCATGATGGTGAAGACCCATTTGAGCCTATCCCATGATCCCACATTGAAAGGCGTACCCAAAGGCTGGAGATTGCCAATCCGTGACGTCTTAGTCTATGGCGGAGCTAAATTCCTTTGCCCTATGGCCGGCGCAATCAGCCTGATGCCTGGTACTGGTTCAGACCCTGCTTACAGAAGAATTGACGTTGACACCAAAACCGGTAAAGTAATGGGATTGTTCTAGGATTCGGCGGGGGGCAATTCATGAATTCTCCCTGCTTGTTATAGAGACGGATTATCGGCCCTGAGTTAGCTCAGGGCCTTTTCTAATCTAAATTACACTGAGAAGAGAATAAATAAGTGTTTGTTTTGATTGAAAATGATAAAATAGTTAGGGTTAAAAGGTTTGAAACTATATTTTTCCGTGGAAGCTATACTTATAGATCTAAAAGGGGGCGCAAGATGTACGAGCAATTGCGCAAATACATACTGCCTGAATTAATCCCGTCTGGTACCAGAGTTATGGTCGCAGTCTCCGGGGGACCCGATTCAATGGCTTTAAGTCATCTGCTTTGGCGGTATACACAGGAAGAAAGCAGCAGAGGTGTCTCCATTGTTTTAACCCATGTGCATCATGGGGTTCGAAGAGAATCCGATGCTGAAGCAGTTATGGTTCAAGACATGGCCAAGAAGTGGAATGTTCCTTGTCTTGTTCATCGTTTTAATGCTAAAAGATATGCTGAAAGCATGGGGCAATCCTTTCAAGAGGCTGCTCGAGAGTGGCGTTATGCGCGGTGGAAAGAAGATATGCTTAAGGAAGGATGTTCTCTTTTGGCTACGGCCCATCACCTTGGGGACCAGGCTGAGACGATCCTATATCGTTTGCTTAGAGGGAGTGGGACTGCGGGCTTAGCAGGAATGTATCCCAGCAAAGGCTCAATCATTCGGCCATTACTGAGCTTTACAAAAGCAGATATTCTGAATTACTGTGCAAGAGAAGCCGTACCCTATGCTCTTGATGATTCAAATCAAGAACCGGTATACGTGCGTAACCGGATCCGCTTGGAGCTGCTCCCGGAATTGGAGAGAAGTTACAATTCACGTATACAAGAGACCCTGGGGCGTACGGGAGAACTGTTGCGTTGGGATGAAGAATACATAACCCGGCAAGTGAAAGCTGCATGGGATCAGTATCACTATCAAGACTCTCAGGGAACAATCTGC encodes the following:
- a CDS encoding formate--tetrahydrofolate ligase, which translates into the protein MAWDATKLKDWQIAEEAEKNMPTVEELVEKLNLEKDELIPYGRTPKVDFLKMMERLKDKPDGKYIEVTAITPTPLGEGKTTTTLGLIEGLAKRGQNVGGAVRQPSGGPTMNIKGTAAGGGNALLIPMTEFSLGLTGDINDIMNAHNLCMVALNARMQHEANYTDEELAKRGLKRLDIDPKNVEMGWVIDYAAQGLRNIIIGIGGKKDGFQMQSKFGIAVGSELMAILAVAKDLPDLRERIGKIIVAYSKTGQPVTTRDLEVDGAMTAWMRNTINPTICYSAEGQPVMVHAGPFANIAIGQSSVIADRLGLKMFDYHVTESGFAADIGFEKFWNVKARLGGLKPNVSVLVATIRALKMHGGGPQVVPGRPLPEEYTKENLELVEKGCANLLHHLNIIKKSGIVPVVCVNGFYTDTEAEINLIKKIVREAGARCAHSDHWLNGGDGALELADAVMDACKEESQFKCLYPLEMPLRERVELIAKEVYGADGVDWAPEAEAKAKRFESDPYYADFSTMMVKTHLSLSHDPTLKGVPKGWRLPIRDVLVYGGAKFLCPMAGAISLMPGTGSDPAYRRIDVDTKTGKVMGLF
- the tilS gene encoding tRNA lysidine(34) synthetase TilS encodes the protein MYEQLRKYILPELIPSGTRVMVAVSGGPDSMALSHLLWRYTQEESSRGVSIVLTHVHHGVRRESDAEAVMVQDMAKKWNVPCLVHRFNAKRYAESMGQSFQEAAREWRYARWKEDMLKEGCSLLATAHHLGDQAETILYRLLRGSGTAGLAGMYPSKGSIIRPLLSFTKADILNYCAREAVPYALDDSNQEPVYVRNRIRLELLPELERSYNSRIQETLGRTGELLRWDEEYITRQVKAAWDQYHYQDSQGTICLKLDVFKEPAAILSRLLRKAAMQVTQEPRGLGFTYVAMIMAAQGKPGWSQDLPGMRVKLTDEGLQFCRSHIDAGQKALNYKIPLVIGQSVEIPGSGMVISLLKEWNLSSVNSHTKRENKIAVFSSDLLTQVSKQSLVCRTRQEGDKMWFKGVGHKSLKKVFQEAKIADDARNRIPLIADEAEVLWIPGVRQSGLYRADNEDEKIVCILTSRIGRSI